The following nucleotide sequence is from Catonella massiliensis.
AGACTTTAGCGTAAACAACAGTCTTTCCGCTGGAATTTCCTTTTACAACACCTTTTAATGACACAGTGGCTATTTTCTTGTTTCCTGCTGACCATTTAACAGTAAGTTTCTTATCAAGACCTTTTATTTTTAAGCTGTATCCCTGTTCTATGTGAAGATTTATGGATGATTTATTTAGCTTAGGTTTAGCGGCCTGCACCGGAGCGGTCCAAAGAAGTCCTGTCATCAAAAGCATTGCTATAGTTAATATGGAAAGTATACTTAATTTTTTCATAGTTCCTCCTTTTTGGTATATCTTAATTGTAGCATTAAAACGCGGGGACTACAATAACCTAAGATATATTTGAAATATGATTTTGGTGCTATATAAAATGAGTAAAATTTTAAGTTGAATTTAACAACATTTATTGTATAATATAATAAGGATGACTAACTATATTTTGCCTATCTCATAAGGTTATTTTGTGTTGGTCAGCCGGGCTAAAGCTTGATGATATTAAGGATTAAGAGAGGAGTTGCATAATATGGCAAATATACTACCTGTATCTGATTTGAGAAATTATAATGAGGTATTGAAGAATTGTCACAAGGGAGAACCAGTATACTTAACCAAGAATGGCAGGGGACGCTATGTGGTTTTGGATATTGAAGATTATGAACGTGAACAAGCGGAAAAGAAGCTTTTGATGAAACTTCATGAAGCTGAAGAGGCTGTGAAAGACGGAGAGGGTTGGCTTAATCTCGCAGAACTAAAAAAGATAATGGGGTAAGAAAATGCTAAAACTAAGGATTAATCCTCTTGTTGTAGAGGACTTAAGGAATATTCGTGATTATATAGCAGAAGACAATGAAAAGTATGCAGCTAAAACAATAGAAGAAATATATGGAAAATTTGAAAATCTTCAGTTATTCCCTGAGATGGGGACAAATCTTTCAAAGAGGGTACGTTTTAAGACGGATTACAAATATGTGGTATGGGAAGACTATGTAATTATTTATAAGGTTAATGAAGGCTATGTAGAAATCTATCGCGTGTTAAACAGGTATCAAGATCTTACAAGGATTTTTGAGTGATATACTAATATCGTATGTTTGCGCATTTTTCCACACTTTAAACAGCAATCAAAAACATTTTTCTGACCTTTTCAATGCCAATCAAAAACATTTTTTCGACTTTTTTAGAACAAAATTACACATTTTTCCGAATCACTTCCTCTTTACATTTCCCACTGTTTTCGTATAAAATTACATAGGAGTTTTAGTAGCATAACAACAAGGCAAAGGATGGTGTTAGACGTGAAGCTGGATATTAAAACAATAAGCAGGGAAGTAGTAAAAAATATATATCAAAATAAATTCGGATATTATACAAAGGCTGTCATATTGCAGCTTTTTTTGGCAACTGTTGGGAGCTATTCACTGAGGTTTATATTCAAACTCATACTTATGAGTGCCGGGCAGGATAATTTTACCACTCACAACGTGATATCTATACTCAGTGCACCGCTTAGCATACCCCTTTTATTTGTCTTTGTAATCCTTCTAAGTATGCTTACATTATTTGAATTTTCTGTACTTACGCTGATGGTTTACAGTTCATACAAAAATGAAAAGATTCTTTGGCGGGATAGTCTTACCAAGGAATTTATAAAATGGAAGAACTTTAGCCCAAAGCAGTTATTTTTGTTTGTCATATATTTCATACTGATGATACCTATGTCAAACCTCGGGCTAAGCTCTGCATTTTCGGAAAAATTCTTCATACCTACGTTTATCACTGAGGAGCTTATGAAGATGAAGAACGGTGTGGTTGTATACATAGCATTTCTTGTGATATGTGGGTACATCAACATCAGACTGATTTTTACCATCCCTCTAACTGTCATTAATAACCAGCCTTTTTCAACCAACATGAAAAAAAGTCTTGAAATTACCAAAAAGGGAAAGATTAGACTGCTGTTTATGTGGTTCAGGCTTGAAGCTGCCCTGGTCTTAATCGGAGGTATTTTACTCTGGGTTAACACTTTGGTGTTTGAGCTTCTTGATTCATCTGGAAAAGAAATAGTATATAATAATTTATTTTATATC
It contains:
- a CDS encoding type II toxin-antitoxin system RelE/ParE family toxin produces the protein MLKLRINPLVVEDLRNIRDYIAEDNEKYAAKTIEEIYGKFENLQLFPEMGTNLSKRVRFKTDYKYVVWEDYVIIYKVNEGYVEIYRVLNRYQDLTRIFE
- a CDS encoding type II toxin-antitoxin system prevent-host-death family antitoxin, which gives rise to MANILPVSDLRNYNEVLKNCHKGEPVYLTKNGRGRYVVLDIEDYEREQAEKKLLMKLHEAEEAVKDGEGWLNLAELKKIMG